A part of Gramella sp. MAR_2010_147 genomic DNA contains:
- a CDS encoding CBS domain-containing protein, whose product MGIKSFMGRRAAPEKPAETPISVKDYMTQNLVTFTENENIMDVMEKLIKHGISGGCVVNEKMELLGMISEGDCMKEISDSRYYNMPMTDLTVGKRMITTVETIDGNMNVLEAARKFTELKFRRFPIIENGKLVGQISQRDVLNAALKLKGHTWNY is encoded by the coding sequence ATGGGTATAAAAAGTTTTATGGGAAGGCGGGCAGCGCCAGAAAAACCTGCAGAAACACCTATTTCTGTAAAGGATTATATGACTCAAAATCTTGTCACTTTTACAGAAAATGAAAATATCATGGATGTGATGGAAAAACTAATCAAGCATGGTATTTCTGGTGGTTGCGTGGTCAACGAAAAAATGGAATTACTGGGAATGATTTCTGAAGGGGACTGTATGAAAGAGATTTCAGATAGCCGTTACTACAATATGCCTATGACAGATTTAACTGTTGGTAAAAGAATGATAACGACTGTGGAAACGATAGATGGTAATATGAATGTGCTGGAGGCAGCACGAAAATTTACAGAACTTAAATTTAGGAGGTTTCCAATTATTGAGAATGGAAAACTTGTAGGGCAAATTAGCCAAAGGGATGTTTTAAATGCAGCTTTAAAATTAAAAGGTCATACCTGGAATTATTGA
- a CDS encoding class I SAM-dependent methyltransferase, whose product MSIEKAYNQWSSQYDTNKNRTRDMDKKVTRHVLTDLEFNSVLELGCGTGKNTEWLQSRASNILAVDFSEEMLNLAKSKISHSKVIFQKADITKIWDWTLEKYDLITCNLILEHIKDLEFIFNQAFSKLESGGYFFISELHPFKQYNGTKARFESGDGLIELETFTHHISEYLNAAHAAGFQLKRLNEWFDENRNTSPRLLNLLFLKP is encoded by the coding sequence ATGAGTATAGAAAAAGCATACAACCAATGGTCTTCGCAGTATGACACCAATAAAAATCGCACCCGGGACATGGATAAAAAAGTTACGCGTCATGTTCTAACAGATTTAGAATTCAATTCTGTTCTGGAACTTGGTTGCGGTACGGGAAAAAATACTGAATGGTTACAATCCAGAGCATCTAATATTTTGGCAGTAGATTTTTCAGAGGAAATGCTGAATCTCGCAAAAAGTAAGATCAGTCATTCAAAAGTAATTTTTCAGAAAGCAGATATTACGAAAATTTGGGACTGGACCTTAGAGAAATATGACCTTATTACCTGCAATTTAATTCTGGAGCATATTAAAGATCTTGAATTCATCTTTAATCAGGCATTTTCAAAATTAGAATCTGGCGGATATTTTTTTATTTCAGAATTACATCCATTTAAGCAATATAATGGCACAAAAGCCAGATTTGAGTCGGGAGATGGGTTAATTGAACTTGAAACCTTTACGCATCATATTTCAGAATATCTCAATGCCGCCCATGCCGCCGGTTTTCAACTAAAAAGATTGAACGAGTGGTTCGACGAAAATAGAAACACCTCTCCAAGATTATTAAACCTTCTTTTCCTGAAACCATGA
- a CDS encoding antibiotic biosynthesis monooxygenase, with amino-acid sequence MIASTPKPPYYAIIFISEMRNDHEGYSEMAEKMEALAKLQPGYLGFESARSEIGISISYWQDLESIRKWKENTDHIMAQKLGKDQWYRSYKIRISKVERDYDFNV; translated from the coding sequence ATGATAGCCAGTACACCAAAACCACCTTATTACGCAATAATTTTTATTTCTGAAATGAGAAATGATCATGAAGGATATTCTGAAATGGCTGAAAAAATGGAAGCTTTAGCTAAGTTACAACCGGGATATCTTGGATTTGAATCGGCCAGATCTGAAATTGGCATTAGTATATCTTACTGGCAAGACCTGGAAAGCATTAGAAAATGGAAGGAAAATACAGATCATATCATGGCGCAAAAACTAGGAAAAGATCAATGGTATAGATCATATAAAATCAGGATTTCAAAAGTAGAAAGAGATTATGATTTTAATGTTTAA